A region from the Candidatus Edwardsbacteria bacterium RifOxyA12_full_54_48 genome encodes:
- a CDS encoding ATPase, producing MENHSDQIKRINEEIEKKSIIIQTITAEIGKAIVGQNYLVSRLLVGLLANGHILIEGVPGLAKTYAVRTVSSAIKAKFQRIQFTPDLLPADIIGTMIYNQKTGEFITSKGPIFANLILADEINRTPPKVQSALLEAMQERQITIGEQTFKLDDPFLVLATQNPIEQEGTYPLPEAQLDRFLLKIKIDYPSKEEEKEIVERIAVQGEPSIKPVITPAEIIKARELCQEIYIDQKIKDYIIDLIFATREPEKYGLPELKGMIRFGASPRASINLTTTARALAFLKRRGFVIPEDIKELAADILRHRIILSYEAEAEDITTDDIIQKILAGVEVP from the coding sequence ATGGAAAACCACAGCGACCAGATCAAGCGCATAAACGAAGAGATCGAAAAAAAAAGCATCATCATCCAGACCATCACTGCGGAGATAGGCAAAGCCATTGTCGGCCAGAATTATCTGGTCAGCCGATTGTTGGTGGGGCTTTTGGCCAACGGCCACATCCTAATCGAAGGTGTGCCCGGTTTGGCCAAGACCTATGCCGTCCGGACTGTCTCTTCCGCCATCAAAGCCAAGTTTCAGAGAATTCAGTTCACCCCGGATCTGCTGCCGGCCGACATCATCGGCACCATGATATATAATCAGAAGACCGGCGAGTTCATCACCAGCAAGGGCCCCATCTTTGCCAACCTGATCCTGGCCGACGAGATTAACCGCACCCCGCCCAAGGTTCAGAGCGCCCTGCTGGAGGCCATGCAGGAACGTCAGATAACCATCGGCGAGCAGACATTCAAGCTGGATGATCCGTTCCTGGTGCTAGCCACCCAGAACCCCATCGAGCAGGAGGGTACCTATCCCCTGCCGGAAGCCCAGCTGGACCGTTTTTTGCTAAAGATCAAGATCGATTATCCCTCTAAAGAAGAGGAAAAAGAGATCGTGGAGCGCATCGCCGTGCAGGGCGAGCCATCCATCAAGCCGGTCATCACCCCGGCCGAGATAATCAAGGCCCGAGAGCTGTGCCAGGAGATCTATATAGACCAGAAGATCAAGGATTACATCATCGACCTGATATTCGCCACTCGGGAGCCTGAGAAATACGGCTTGCCCGAGCTCAAGGGAATGATCCGGTTCGGGGCCTCTCCCAGGGCCTCGATCAACCTGACCACCACCGCCCGGGCCTTGGCCTTTTTGAAACGCCGGGGATTCGTGATCCCGGAGGACATCAAGGAGCTGGCCGCCGACATCCTGCGGCACCGGATAATCCTGTCCTACGAGGCCGAGGCCGAGGATATTACCACCGACGATATCATACAGAAGATCCTGGCCGGCGTTGAGGTGCCGTGA
- a CDS encoding penicillin-binding protein 1C, which yields MLWPLPKSIDPSYSRVVRFSDGSVMRTYISADQKWRIFLPLEKIDPLYIRTALTYEDRWFYWHQGVNPLSLARALYLNLMAGRVVSGGSTISMQLARLSEPKPRTVVSKLWEIFRAFQFELRLGKRRILELYLNLAPYGGNVEGIGAACLGYYGRLPDRMTPEESAFLVWLPRSPSLKRRRDKTSPIDGRDKVLDVMRRRGLIDDGQYRRSLKAAIPSKFRQFPCMAPHMADYIVQSYSEKNDITSTIDRNVQLKSESILRSYDKKMALAGASNASLVVIDNRTRRVRAAVGSLDYFDSQRQGQVRGFASFRSPGSTLKPFLYILSLERGLLNPEMLLEDAPYQFGGFSPVNFSEDWSGLVRAEDALSRSLNLPFVMMLRRYGYSRFEKKIRELGLIGPLAYGSYGLPIITGGMDVRLLDLTNAYASLAKGGGHGKLLLLETDTDGIEKQVFKSGAVWLALQALGKKDRPDAPNVSRYTMPKARIFWKTGTSFGRRDAWSLGFLNDYTVGVWAGNFSGEGSDSIVGALAAAPVMFDVLRALEDNFPRELPWEREAKSEIDIIPVCAYSGYKAGPYCPKTKLVKSLKNAEPFQTCPFHQNFIVEKRTGYRASPWKSYQKGELTEKVFLVYPSQVQLVMAGQGREPQFGPQQRIPQNKKSLELISPIDGSLYLVPFGVRNTGSIPLQAFTSAGGGKIHWFVNDVYVGDTESWEILELEPKGLIVRITAQDDIGTSRSASVEIRAER from the coding sequence ATGCTTTGGCCGTTGCCAAAATCAATCGACCCATCCTATTCCAGGGTGGTCCGGTTTTCCGACGGCAGCGTGATGAGGACCTATATCTCTGCTGACCAAAAGTGGAGGATATTTCTGCCACTGGAGAAAATCGACCCGCTGTATATCAGGACCGCGTTGACCTATGAGGATCGGTGGTTCTACTGGCACCAGGGAGTCAATCCGTTGTCATTGGCCAGGGCCCTCTACCTTAATTTAATGGCCGGGCGTGTGGTCTCCGGCGGGTCTACCATCTCCATGCAGCTGGCCAGACTTTCGGAGCCTAAACCCCGCACGGTCGTTTCAAAATTATGGGAGATCTTCAGGGCTTTCCAGTTCGAGCTACGCCTGGGCAAGAGGAGGATACTTGAGCTCTATTTGAACCTGGCCCCGTACGGCGGGAACGTTGAGGGGATCGGGGCAGCCTGCTTGGGCTATTATGGACGGCTGCCGGACAGGATGACCCCTGAGGAATCGGCTTTCCTGGTATGGCTGCCGCGCTCGCCCTCGCTGAAAAGGCGCAGGGATAAGACCTCGCCTATCGACGGACGCGATAAGGTGCTGGACGTTATGCGCCGGCGCGGCCTGATCGATGACGGGCAATACCGGCGAAGCCTGAAAGCCGCCATACCGTCGAAATTCAGGCAGTTCCCCTGCATGGCCCCGCACATGGCCGATTATATAGTACAGTCATATTCGGAAAAGAACGATATTACCAGTACCATTGACCGAAATGTACAGCTCAAGTCCGAGAGCATACTCAGATCCTATGACAAGAAAATGGCGCTGGCCGGAGCCTCGAATGCCAGCCTGGTGGTCATTGACAACCGGACCCGCCGGGTCAGGGCGGCGGTGGGATCGCTGGATTATTTCGACAGCCAAAGGCAGGGACAGGTGCGCGGCTTCGCCTCGTTCCGTTCGCCGGGATCGACACTAAAACCTTTCCTTTACATACTTTCGCTTGAAAGGGGGCTGTTAAATCCGGAAATGCTGCTGGAGGACGCTCCCTACCAATTCGGAGGGTTTTCCCCTGTCAACTTTTCTGAGGACTGGAGCGGATTGGTCCGGGCCGAGGACGCCCTGTCCCGTTCGCTGAACCTTCCCTTCGTGATGATGCTCCGAAGGTACGGATATTCCCGGTTCGAAAAAAAGATACGGGAACTGGGGCTGATCGGGCCGCTGGCATACGGCAGTTACGGGCTCCCGATCATAACCGGTGGCATGGATGTCCGGCTGCTCGACCTGACCAACGCCTATGCCAGCCTGGCAAAGGGGGGAGGGCACGGAAAACTGCTGCTGCTGGAAACCGATACTGACGGGATCGAAAAACAGGTATTCAAGTCTGGTGCGGTTTGGCTGGCCCTGCAGGCGCTGGGAAAGAAGGATAGACCGGATGCGCCCAATGTCTCCCGTTACACCATGCCCAAAGCCAGGATATTCTGGAAGACCGGCACATCCTTCGGCCGGCGGGATGCCTGGAGCCTGGGTTTTCTCAATGACTACACCGTGGGGGTCTGGGCGGGCAACTTCTCCGGAGAGGGTTCGGACAGTATTGTGGGAGCGCTGGCTGCGGCGCCGGTGATGTTCGATGTCCTCAGGGCGCTGGAGGATAATTTCCCTCGAGAACTGCCCTGGGAAAGAGAAGCCAAATCCGAGATAGACATCATTCCGGTCTGCGCCTATTCGGGATATAAGGCGGGACCGTACTGCCCGAAGACCAAGCTGGTAAAATCCCTTAAGAATGCCGAACCTTTCCAGACCTGTCCCTTTCACCAGAATTTCATCGTAGAAAAAAGAACCGGCTACCGGGCCAGTCCCTGGAAGAGCTACCAAAAAGGGGAACTGACCGAAAAGGTATTTTTGGTCTATCCCTCGCAGGTTCAGTTGGTGATGGCAGGGCAGGGGCGGGAGCCCCAGTTTGGACCACAGCAAAGAATACCTCAGAATAAAAAGAGCCTGGAACTGATCAGCCCGATCGATGGATCCCTCTACCTGGTACCGTTTGGGGTCAGAAACACCGGTAGCATTCCCCTGCAAGCTTTCACCTCGGCCGGTGGAGGGAAGATACACTGGTTCGTCAACGATGTCTACGTAGGTGACACGGAATCCTGGGAGATACTGGAGTTGGAACCCAAAGGATTGATAGTCAGAATAACGGCCCAGGACGATATAGGCACCAGCCGGTCGGCCAGCGTGGAAATACGAGCGGAGAGATAA
- a CDS encoding 2-nitropropane dioxygenase yields MNEMKELKIGGLVIKLPIIQGGMGVGVSLAGLASAVADQGGVGTIATAGIGMFESDFNNNYLEANIRALKKEIKKARRLTKGVLGVNIMVALSNYADLVKAAIEEEIDIIFSGAGLPFNLPEFLKKDSKTKLVPIVSSGRAAAIIAKKWSDKYNYPPDAIVVEGPKAGGHLGFKEEHLDDPRYTLEKLIPEVIEAIKPYAEKYGRPIPVIAAGGIYTGQDICKFLLMGAAGVQLGTRFVTTTECDASIKFKQAYIDSSQNDVTIIKSPVGMPGRAIRNKFIEDVSRGERKPFTCPHHCIITCDFKNTPYCIALALINAQKGLLDEGFAFAGANAYRATEIISVKDLMDTLVEEYRQACQN; encoded by the coding sequence ATGAATGAAATGAAAGAATTAAAGATAGGCGGTCTGGTCATAAAACTCCCCATAATTCAGGGCGGCATGGGGGTGGGCGTTTCTCTGGCCGGCCTGGCTTCAGCGGTGGCCGATCAGGGCGGAGTGGGCACCATTGCTACCGCCGGCATCGGGATGTTCGAATCGGACTTCAACAACAATTACCTGGAAGCCAACATCCGGGCCTTAAAGAAGGAAATTAAAAAAGCCAGAAGACTTACCAAAGGCGTTCTGGGGGTGAACATAATGGTGGCGCTTTCCAACTATGCCGATCTGGTCAAGGCCGCCATCGAGGAGGAGATAGATATCATCTTCTCCGGAGCCGGCCTGCCATTCAATCTGCCGGAGTTTTTAAAGAAGGATTCCAAAACCAAACTGGTGCCGATCGTCTCCTCCGGCCGGGCGGCGGCCATCATCGCCAAAAAATGGTCCGACAAATACAACTACCCTCCCGATGCCATAGTGGTGGAGGGTCCCAAAGCGGGCGGGCATTTGGGGTTCAAGGAAGAGCACCTGGACGATCCCCGTTACACCCTGGAGAAACTGATCCCCGAAGTGATCGAGGCTATTAAACCTTATGCCGAAAAATACGGCAGGCCCATTCCAGTGATCGCCGCCGGCGGGATATATACCGGCCAGGATATCTGTAAATTCCTGTTGATGGGAGCCGCCGGAGTCCAGTTGGGCACTCGTTTCGTCACCACCACTGAGTGCGACGCATCCATAAAATTCAAGCAGGCCTATATCGATTCGAGCCAGAACGATGTGACCATAATCAAAAGTCCGGTGGGAATGCCGGGCCGTGCCATTCGCAACAAGTTTATCGAGGATGTCAGCCGAGGGGAGAGGAAGCCGTTCACCTGTCCGCATCATTGCATAATAACCTGCGACTTCAAGAACACCCCGTATTGCATCGCCCTGGCCCTGATAAACGCCCAGAAGGGCCTGCTGGACGAAGGATTCGCCTTTGCCGGCGCCAACGCCTACCGGGCCACGGAGATCATATCGGTCAAGGATTTGATGGATACTCTAGTGGAGGAATACCGTCAGGCTTGCCAAAACTGA
- a CDS encoding thymidine kinase, which produces MQRGQIEVICGCMFSGKTEELIRRLKRATYARQKVQIFKHSFDTRYDELCITTHYGLKLPTVTCLTAGDIIGAVDNKIQVVGIDEVQFYGDDIIPAIEEIAHQDIRVIISGLDMDFRGEPFGPMPQLLTLAEKVDKLSAICSICGEPATRTQRLLDGHPAPYDSEVVSVGSAEKYEARCRKCHIVPNKPGKQRFSMSPQVEI; this is translated from the coding sequence ATGCAACGGGGACAAATCGAGGTTATCTGTGGATGCATGTTCAGCGGCAAGACCGAGGAGCTGATCCGCCGGCTTAAGCGGGCCACCTATGCCAGGCAGAAAGTACAGATATTCAAGCATTCGTTCGATACCCGGTACGATGAGTTGTGCATTACCACCCATTACGGCCTGAAACTTCCCACCGTCACCTGCCTGACCGCCGGCGATATCATAGGCGCAGTGGATAATAAAATTCAGGTGGTGGGCATAGACGAGGTGCAATTTTACGGGGACGATATAATTCCGGCCATCGAGGAGATAGCCCACCAGGATATCCGGGTGATAATCTCCGGGCTGGATATGGATTTCCGGGGAGAGCCCTTCGGGCCGATGCCGCAGCTGTTGACTCTGGCCGAAAAGGTGGACAAGCTCTCAGCCATCTGTTCAATATGCGGCGAGCCGGCCACCCGCACCCAGCGTTTGCTGGACGGCCATCCGGCGCCGTATGACAGCGAGGTGGTCTCGGTGGGCTCCGCCGAGAAATACGAGGCTCGCTGCCGCAAGTGTCATATTGTGCCCAATAAACCCGGCAAACAGCGGTTCAGCATGTCACCCCAGGTAGAGATCTAA
- a CDS encoding non-canonical purine NTP pyrophosphatase, RdgB/HAM1 family, protein MDILIATRNNDKVREISEILDLPDTRFVGLDDFPDCPEAEETGRTFDDNAMIKASQAAYYSGLWALADDSGLMIDALNGQPGILSARFAGPEAGSRGNWMKVLELMKQVPSEKRTARFVCVLCLVGNNNRAFFTRGEIEGTITTKPLGSNGFGYDPIFLPAGFDKTFAQLDPPEKNRISHRSQALKKMRALINGLSSLG, encoded by the coding sequence ATGGATATTTTAATCGCCACCAGAAACAATGACAAGGTCCGAGAGATCTCGGAGATATTGGACCTGCCCGACACCCGCTTCGTCGGATTGGATGATTTTCCCGACTGTCCGGAGGCCGAGGAGACCGGCCGGACCTTCGATGACAATGCCATGATCAAAGCCAGCCAGGCGGCCTATTACAGCGGCCTTTGGGCTTTGGCTGACGATTCCGGCCTGATGATAGATGCTCTGAATGGCCAGCCCGGAATCCTTTCCGCCCGCTTTGCCGGGCCGGAGGCCGGTTCCCGGGGTAACTGGATGAAGGTGCTGGAGCTGATGAAACAGGTCCCGTCCGAAAAAAGGACCGCCCGCTTCGTCTGTGTCCTGTGCTTGGTGGGAAACAATAACCGGGCTTTTTTTACCCGGGGCGAGATCGAAGGAACGATAACCACAAAACCCCTCGGCAGCAACGGTTTTGGCTACGACCCCATTTTCCTTCCGGCCGGGTTTGATAAGACCTTTGCCCAGCTGGATCCCCCGGAAAAGAACCGGATCAGCCACCGCTCCCAGGCCCTGAAAAAGATGCGGGCTCTGATCAACGGCTTGAGCTCCCTGGGCTGA